The nucleotide window TGTCATACTACACTTAGTTTAGTATTGATCCTCATTGCACTAAGTTTGGTGGAATATACTTCATACACAACTTTATGGTAGGAATATATTAAGGTATCATTGGCATTTTTGACTTGAAACTGCTTTGGTTGGGGTTCGTGTTGTTTTTCACATAGTCGGACATCCCCAAAATGATTCCCATTATCAATAGCCTTTATTAGAACCTTTACTTATGGTTTACTCTTAGGTATTCCCCTCCAagggtaaaacaatcatttttttagttttatgcaACATTCCCATATTTAAAATCCTTAAATTCTATTTTCTCCAAAAGTATACGAGGGTGTGTTCCTAATACACTGGGGTGTTCTCTCTCCTAATACAGGCCTATGTACACATCACACACATGGGGAGAGTTTTCCCTAAATCCACATTATTGTGTGTCACATGACATATGGGTGTGTGTTGTTATTTTCCAAACTTTGGAACCATGATTTCTTGCGTTCCTATATTATCCAAACACCATCCCATGCTTACACTAACATGCATAATCAGTCACAAACCATACTATGGTAATTAAAGTCCAAAACAAGCATTAACAAAAGACAACCCAAACTAATCACCATTTCATTCAATGATCCATTACTCACCTTTAACCTCTGACAAGAAACATCCATATCCAAGGATAAATGCTTGAGCTCATATTCTAATCAACATGTCCAACAAATCATAGTAAAACCATCACCGATTATTCATACATACCATGCatcaaaataattgaaaatcttatttatcattCAATCAATGATCAAATCATATATGATGTAACTGGCATAacaattaatcatttttaacttataaaaaatttcaaaagcagAAAATCACCATTAAACAtacattcaaaaaattagaattctacctaaacacatatttttttaagggGATGACTTTCCTACTGACCTCTCTTTTATAGATTGCAAACTACTCTTCATGTAGCAAGAACGTCCTTAAACGAACGTGTAATGGCTTTCCTTTGGCTATGCTTTCACTTTGGCTCACCCTCACAACACTCTAGTTTCTAAAACGATTGTGTACGTGAGCCAAAAtgcatacatttttattttcgcTGTAGTAAGTGATACTCAGGTGTGTACTATTCATACACGATTGTACATGTCTTTAGACTTAGCCAAATTATGCAAATTGTTTAGGaaatactattttttcttttgccaCAATACATACGAACGTGTGGCTACCCTATACAGTCGTGCATCAAGGTTTTCTCATGCTTGAATATTTAAACACAATTTATTACACACAAGGCCACAAGACCAAATTACCTTTAAGcatacctatgggtgttacatttctccccctttaaaagaatttcatgcCCAAAAGTCACTTGAACAACTGTAGGAACTTTTACCTTATGTCCTATTCCACCTCCCAAGTGGCTTCTTTAACCCGATGATTTCTCTAAGGGACTTTGACCAAAGGAATTTGCTTGTTTCTAAGTTGTTTAACACGATGATCCAATATTTAGATTGGGCATTCCTCATAAACCAAGCCATCCATAAACTCCACATCTTTAATCCTCAGTACATGACTCAAGTTACTATTATACTTATATAGCAATGACACATGAAACACATTGTGAGTTTGTTTTATGCTTATTAGTAATGCAAGCTGGTACGCAACTTTACCTACATactccaaaattttgaaaggtcATATAAACCTCGAAACAAGTTTACCTTTCTGTCTAAACCTTGTAACATGTCGATAAAGGGATACTTTCACAAATACCATGTCACCCATATCAAACTCCAATTCTcatttgttttgatatgcaTAACTCTTTTAGCGATCTTAGGGTTGTTTCATTCTCTCTTTGATCATTTTTACATCTTTGATCATATTCTGGGTCATTTTTGGTCCCAAGGCCTGCTCTAGAGCATTCCATCACCTATCTCATCCTAATGGAAGGGTGagctacactttcttccataaagtgCCTTGTACGAAGCTATCCAAATGGTTATTTGaatactattattatatgcaaagtCTATCAAAGGCGACACATCAATCCAAGTCATTCTTTGGTTTATGCAACATGCTTTTACCATATTCTTAATCACTTAGTTTACTTTTTCAGTTTGCCTATCTATTTAAGGGTGATAGGTGgtattaaaagttaatttggTATCCATAGATCTTTGTAAACTCTACTAGAATACTACAACAAACTATatgtctctatctgacacaataatCTTAGGTATCCCATTGAGTCTCACAATCTCCCTAACAAAGACATGCCCTAACTAATCAAAACTCATACTATCTTTAACCGAGATaaaatgagctgacttagtTAATTAATCCACAATTAGCCATAATGCATTAAATCTGCCTTTAATCCTGGGCAAGTGCTCCTATTTCCACTTAGAAATACTTAAAAGTTATAGTAACCTTGATGGTCTTTGATGTTTAGTCTTAACATATTCACAAACCAAACATTTAGTAACAAAATCAACAATATCTTTTTTCATGTCAAACCACTAAAATGACCTCATCAGGTTTTGATACATCTTTATACTCTTAAGGTGAATAGTATAAAGGGAACTATGTGCCTATGTGAGGATTTTGCACCTTAAATCATCATTGTTGGGAACAAAAACTAGCCATGGAACCTTAACATATCATCAaccacaaaaaaactcaatcttCACACCCTCGACAACCCTTTGCCTTGTCTGAACATACCATTTATCTGACAACTATACCATTTGAATCTCATCAAGGAGAGTTGACTGAATTCTTAATCCAACCAACTGTCTAGTAACCAACTCAGTCTAGCCTCTCACTAAATTTTGTTGTAACTCCTTACAAACAAAGATCTGAGATAAGGCAACTTTTTCACTCAAGGTGTCAGCCACTACATTAGTCTTTCTTGGATGGTATCTAATGTTATAATCATAATCCTTAACCAGTTCCAACCACCTTCATTGTCTCATATTAAGCTCTTTTTcagtgaagaaatatttcaaacttttatggTTTGTGTATACAGTACACTTTATGTCGTATAAATAATGTTGCCATATTTTTAGAGCAAACACAACTATGGTTAACTCTAGATCATGAGTAGGGTACTAGATCTCATAATTCTTAAGCTGTCGAGAGGCAAAAACAATTGTTTTACACCTCTGCATCAAAATAGTTTCAATGTAACACCTTTTTCTAAATACATATCCTTACCTAGAATGTAATTCAAAGAAATGTGTGCAACTAGActagttaatttaaaatctcatcatttaatgatgatcataaatatttaagcatgcaaaaaggtgcaatgtgaataaatactaaaataaattatttattaaaattttataaatgtataaaaagtttgaaaaacttaatcaaaagttattgtttataaataaatcttaaaatgtaattaaaatgttcaaaatacataaaaggtaaaaaagtttaaaaatggaGTTATGCCCCTCGCTCTCGTGCAATTGCTCCCTTGCATGTCTCACTACTTACCTCTAcctataaaacaacaaaaagaaataataagtgAAGATACTCAATAAGCCAGTGACCTCTTGGTGCCCTAAACACtcataaaactaataaatttgttgtttcatttACGAATCTGAATATGGTCATAATTGAAATAGGCCATCTACAAAGATTTACTAAGGCTAAACTGAAATTAACATATCTAATGTcctagtgaaagcataagacaccttGCATGTCACTCTCTGTTATGCCTCACGCGTATGACATATGGTCTATTAAGCTAGTTATTTGAGACACCTTGGTCACACAAGGAATAATCTAGTAGTAGTCCCTTTAACTTATCACATAAGCTAATTAGAACTACTATCTAAACCATCCTATGATGGTCTCTACCATGGGTACATAAGTGATGTATCCCGCTAACCACGTGaggaaatatttgaaaaaccaTAATCCTTACCATGCATGTTATACCCATAAATTCCTCTAAGGTTATTATTGTCTTTGGGCTTTGAATACAGTTAATTATGTGTGAAATTACGCTTGTATAACCATGTGGGAAGGCCACACACCCATATGTTTGATGGTAAGGGTAATAGTTTTTTCTTATGAGAAGAGTGAACTTGGCTAAGTGTGGTGACATGCGTGCCTATGACACACGCCTGTGCATGGTTAGcatgtttgaattttgataaGAATATGTTTCACGAAGATTTTTTAATATGCCATTAATGAGTAATAACATGCATGCTTGTGTGTGAATAGTACATGTCTATGCATcttgattttaagttaaaataaaaagaacctGCACATGTTTGGCTAAGCATTCTCATCATACTTTTTCACAAAAAGCAGAGACAAAAGAAAGGTTTTGTGAGTTTTGAGACTTAGAAATGCGACACGTGAAGATAAAGGAATCATTGGAGTGAAGCTAAGTAGCGTGATTTTCCTTTGTATTATGTTTAATCTGTGTATTATGAGGTTACATGTATGATTGTGTGATGATTTGATTATGGAAATGGGTCTATAGAGTATTGatcatgatataaattttgCCTTTGTGTATATGCATGAGAAACTTTGGTAGAGTTTGTGGGTTATGTTAAGTTTATggtttaaaatgattaatacaattaattgaTTAAGTTGGATGTCATGATTAATCAATAACTTAATGGAGAAAGTGTTGATTGTCGATTGATGATAGCTTTGAAGATGAAAGGACCAAGTAAAAGACTTAAACATGCATAATCATTCACAAACCATACTATAGTAATTAAAGTCCAAAACAAGCATTAACAGAAAACAACCCAAACTAATCACCATCTCATTCAATTATGCATTACTCACCTTTAACCTCTAACAAGGAAAATTCATATCCAAGGATAATTACTTGAGCACATATTCTAACCTATATTTCTAACAAATCACaataaaaccaaaaccaaatatTCATACATAccattcatcaaaataattgaaaatcttatttatcattCAATCATTGATCAATTCGCATATGATGCAATTGGTAgaacaattaattattttttaactcataacaaaattcaaaagcaCAAAATCCCCATTAAACATACattcaacaaattataattttactcaaACACATACTTTATTGAGGAGAGGGTTTGCCTACTCACCTCTTCTATATAAATTGCAAGCTACTTTCTTGTAGCAAGAACGTCCCCAAACAAACCTCCAATGACTTCCCTTTGGTTATGCTTTTACTTTGGCTCACCTTTACAACACTTTGATTTCTGGAAATGATCGTGTAAATGAGCCTAAATGTGTTTggatacttttttattttcgctGTAATAAGAGACACACAATATTACTGTTTATATACGGTCGTATATGTCTTTAAATGAAAATGGTATTTTTTGAAATCCCCGCAAAACTGctttttatccaaaaattcaaatacgTTGACAATGCACAAGCATGTATTGTTCATGCACAACTGTGCATGCCTTCAGACTTAGCCAAATTACATAGATCACTTGAGAAAATACCATTTTACCTTTTGCCACAACATACACAGGTGTGTAGCTGAAAAAAGACCATACGACTGTGCATCACGATTTTATCATGCTTGaatatttaaacataattaattacacaCAGCCAAAATACTAAATTACCCTTAGACATACCTATGGGTGCTACACCACTTCTTTCCATATTATTCCAAATCATGTTGAAGTCCCTCAAGACCACCCTAAATTTGTTTAACATATCAATGACTGCCTCCTTAATATCATTCCAAAGTTCAATTCTATCATTCGGTGCATTATGCGCATACACAAAAGAGCAATAAAAATCATTCCCACTAGCTTTTTTCTTCACCCTACAATGAATCAATTGAGATTAGCATTTGATAACTTCTAAAGAAATCGTGTCAAGGTTCCAAAGAACCTAAATTCTACCTCCATcacaaaaatcataattatgttCCATTTTCCAACCACCAAATTTATTTGTTGCAATTATATCCATCTTATTTATTTTCACCCTAGTTTCCAACACATCAAAGAAATTAAATGTGTGTCTGTTAACCCAAAccataatttctttttacttaATAGGGGAGTTAAGGCCTTTAATGTTTCAAGCTCCTAGCATAACCATTAATAGGGAGAAAGTGGTTTACCTTGCCTGCCATAGCCAAAACcttcaactttttcttctttttccaatttttccCATTCCCTTAGATCCCTATCTCGTCTACCATCTCTAGGCCACCAAAAGGCAAAGGAATTAGAGAATCTTCCTCTAAAGATAAGTCTTTACCATGCACATAAACCAAGCTTCCCCTTAGTTATTTCCCTTCTCTTTTCTcgaaattttcaattatgagaataacaaaataatttttaggccaaaagatttattgccacctaaggtttagtgtaatttcaaactttcactcatgaatttttaaaaatctaaatacccacccgtcatctaacttttattaaaattttttgttaaactcaagggtaaaaatgtcatttaataaaaaataaaaaaacttaaattttatcctttttttcgCACTTTAGTTTTGAGAACTAGTGATTTCCTCCCTGACCtcatattttatagttttaaaaaatgatatccCCCCTCCCCCCCCAACTTTAgagtttcatatttttcaagtttctttTTTACAGTTGCCTACTGCCCTtctaacattttaaaactttcatttctCCCCTTCCAATATAGTTTTTGTCTACTGCCCTTCTTCTAGCCACCTCTTCCCATTGTCTCGGTTACTTCTCTCTATCTAAATCATCGTGTCATTCATCCTTCAACAACGCACCAAGATAGAGATGAGGAAGAGAGGTCGTAGAAAACGCAAATATGTTCATCTCTGTTCGTCATTTCATGGTGGCTAAAAGAAAGGGGTTCACATAGGCTTCTGTTCATGATTTCATGGTCCAACAATGCAACTTTCATAAGTGATGCACACCAGAAAAGGATGTTAGCTTACCAACCCCTTTTGCAATTGCGATATACCAAGAGAGAGATGAGGTGACAAACACCTCGATGTTTTTTAGGTGTGTTGATAGTATTTTCTCGATGACTGAAAAGGGTTGGCCAACTTTAAGATTTCATGCTCAGTGACTAGAAGGAGAGGATGACTTTCCAACGATTAGTAAATTGACTTTGCCAACTTAAAAGTGAAACTGTAGTTTTTTAAAGTCCTAGGAGGTGGCTATAAAtgggaaaaatataaaaccctaaaatcatgaaatgacatttttgcccttaaccttaaCAGAAATTGGATGACGGGTGGTTATTGGCTTTTTGAAACTTCACAGGTGGAAGTTTGGGATTacacaaaaccttgggtgggaaaaagtcttttgctCTAATTTTTAACTTACATGGAATATGTTAATGGTTTATTTacctaattaattttgttactattattatttaacataatagttttaaaattataacaatttttaacCTATGTGAGATATGTTAATGGTAAGAGTATTTTTGTGTACTTACAACAATGGAATCCTAATACATTCcattcttaaattattattctaatattatctCTTTCTATTTCCCTCTTTGTTTCAATATAATTTCAACAAGTAAATATGGTTATTACAATGCctcttaatttcataaattctctgtgtttttattacatatttattttagagatgaatttaagtataaattagctctctaaaatttttaaaatcccCTAAAAATATATCAAGAAACGTTTTAAAAACCCTGGttattgataaaagaaaaaattatattaattaactcatttttgggtctcaaatgaaaaatgtaCTCCTCCTTTGAgtgattaaaaatatttattctaaaatttcaatacTTGATTGATGAAATTACCCTTTACGTGAACCAAAAGTCCAAAGTTACCAATAACCAATTGATAGTGCTCATCGTTGCCATCCATAAAGGTCAATAGAATTTGTCTATTGATTCCCATCAAATAGAGTcatgaaataaaacaaacattttttttctagaaattaagagaaattatatcattttattatttcaccTATAGAAATGAATATATGTCTACccatttgttttttctttagtGTAATTTAGTATagatgtattttttatatactttcATAGATGGATTATTTCTCATTTCGCATATAAAAAAGGTGTTACTTAATATAAATTCCtttcataaaattagaaaatcttatgtttaatttttgtgtatattaCAATATTTTACTTTCTATATTTTGTGTCTACTGTCTTAATAGGACTCAATGTAGGTTTAATGCACTAATGTTTAATCTTCGGAACTTGGATATGAATTAAACCTATTAACcaagttgaaaaaataaaaatagatatgtTAAATACATGCTAATACATCACAATTATGATTGTCATTGAAGTACTGTTTtagtattattgattttgattttgtattttgtatattttttttttttgctgtaaCATTCCAATTAACTTAGCAATTTATTCTTCCTTatagaattattaaaatgattaagataaataaaattataattggtTCAAACGTAAGTTCGTGTTTACAACATAAATGTAAATGTAAATGTGAAGCTTTGGTCATGGCCACTCTTATTAATGCAATGCAAATTCCTTCTCCAATACTCGCTATCTTTATTCCATCCCCCCATTCCCAACACAACccccaaacaaaacaaaaacgtTGGACATACCCCACGATGCTCACTCATCATGTTGCTTCTGTCAAAACATGCTTAAATTTGAAGCTCTAGAAACACAAAGTTTgtgtctttatatatatatattctccacactagtggtggtggtggaggtggaggaGATGAATTGCGGTGGTCCTGGTGGTGGTGGAAGTGGTGGTGGGGTTAGAACTGGGATTGGCTTAGTAGGAATGAGGTCACCATTTACAGTTTCACAATGGCAAGAGTTGGAGCATCAAGCCCTGATCTTTAAATACATGATGGCAGGTTTGCCTGTGCCTCCTGATCTTGTTCTTCCTATTCAAAAGAGCTTTGACTCCATTTCTTCACGCTTTTTTCATCACCGCACCAGTAAGCCCTCTCTCTTTGTATGTTTGTatgtttgtcttttttcttcttcttcttctttctttttttttttcttgggttgtttgatttggtttgaatatgAAAACTTTTTAAGTATTTGAGATgggtttttatttgtttagctTGTTTTTCTTGAGTTGTTGAGACTAGTGTTGTTCTTAATAGATTATTAATGTGCAAGAAATGTATATGTCTCTTTCAGTGACTTTctcaatcttttctttttcctgttGGAGCTTGTGTCTATTGGGATTTTAATTCCAAAATAATTGACAGGCAGATACTCTTTTGCCCTTAATTCATTCACTTTTAACCGTTGGGGTGGGTTTTGTGGATTATGCCTTACTCGATGAACTAAATCATATTTCAGATTCAAACCTTCATATTTGACATTTCTTGAAAGcttgtttaaagaaaataaagttttagtgGTTCAacaccttttcttttttcagtagTTGTTATTAGAAACTTTTCTTGCTGACTTCATTGCCTTTGACATgaattttatacttaaaatcaaatcatgtaAAGAAGATAATTCTTaagagttttataattatttcttttgtgtattgcgattattgatatttaaagatttatcTAGTTGATGCCTgttcttttttcctctcttttttcaTCCATGTGAAGTTGTTGATCCCTTAATCGTGAAGTCAAATATTGCTTTTAGCAATGGATTATTTATTCATGCTCTGAAACTAACGGCTGTAAAGTATCAAAACATTCAGTTACAATCCATTATCCATGTCTCCTTGCTCTCTGATCAtgtatttttttactttgaagAAGCATATTGTTaaactttatcttatttttgaCTTGGTACATTTTCTAGTGACAAGTATGACACGTGAccttttgtgtataattttgcaGTGGGTTATTATTCCTTCTATGGAAAAAAGGTTGATCCTGAGCCAGGACGTTGCAGGAGAACTGATGGCAAAAAATGGCGGTGCTCCAAAGACACATACCCAGACTCAAAGTACTGTGAGCGCCACATGCACCGCGGCCGCAACCGTTCAAGAAAGCCTGTGGAATTACAAACCATGACACAGTCATCATCTACCATGACTTCGCTGACTGTCACTGGAAGCAGCACTGAGACTGTAAGCTTCCTGAATATTCCATTACATGCCTTTAGTAATCTCCAAGGCACTGGTTCTGGAACCAATTCGTCCCATTATCATGTGGAGTCTATCGCCTATGGAATCCCAAACAAAGATTACaggtatacattttttttatttat belongs to Mangifera indica cultivar Alphonso chromosome 2, CATAS_Mindica_2.1, whole genome shotgun sequence and includes:
- the LOC123207561 gene encoding growth-regulating factor 3-like — translated: MLKFEALETQSLCLYIYIFSTLVVVVEVEEMNCGGPGGGGSGGGVRTGIGLVGMRSPFTVSQWQELEHQALIFKYMMAGLPVPPDLVLPIQKSFDSISSRFFHHRTMGYYSFYGKKVDPEPGRCRRTDGKKWRCSKDTYPDSKYCERHMHRGRNRSRKPVELQTMTQSSSTMTSLTVTGSSTETVSFLNIPLHAFSNLQGTGSGTNSSHYHVESIAYGIPNKDYRYHQGVLKPEVGEHSFFSEASGSNRGIQMDSQIDNTWPLMQSRVATVPQSKASKTSTDYSQHSFFSSEFTSGEHIKQEGQSLRPFFDEWPKARDTWSCLEDERSNQTSVSTTQLSISIPMSSSDFSATSCPSPQDNLEGIN